In one Streptomyces sp. NBC_01288 genomic region, the following are encoded:
- a CDS encoding potassium transporter Kup gives MAERGNGAVADEGSTAGPPEARPASMRDTVRLAVVIGALGVVFGDIGTSPIYTLQTVFSPSDPHPVPVSTQNVYGVVSLVFWSVMVIVTVTYVLLAMRADNEGEGGIMALITLVRQWSSQRGRRAAVVLTGLGIFGASLFFGDSMITPAISVLSAVEGLKVVEPSLDDAVVPITAVIIVLLFLVQRRGTAAVGRVFGPIMILWFVAIGACGVVAIADHPAILRALWPSYALGFLFGHFGTAFFALAAVVLAVTGAEALYADMGHFGRRAITRAWLLLVFPACVLSYFGQGALILDDPANISSPFFLLVPHWGRWPMVLLATAATVIASQAVITGAYSVASQAAQLGYLPRLRIAHTSESTIGQIYVPWINWLLMVSVLTLVFAFRSSAALAFAFGMAVTGTITITTLLFFYVARAKWGTPLWLIATGATLLLSVDLLFVAANLTKLVHGAWLPLLIGITAFTVMTTWQRGREVVTAERAEHEGSLREFVDQLRSGERPVLQVPGTAVFLNRSKQTAPLAMRANVEHNHVRHEQVVILSIETEPVPRIPADRRIVVDGLGYADDGIIHVTARFGYMETPDVPATLAMLDPADTEGPLLLDQASYFLSTIDLRRGPAPTMAPWRKRLFIATSHITADAAEHFGLPRDRTIIMGWHIEV, from the coding sequence ATGGCCGAGCGTGGGAACGGGGCCGTAGCGGACGAAGGGTCCACGGCGGGGCCGCCGGAGGCTCGTCCCGCGAGCATGCGGGACACGGTGCGGCTCGCGGTGGTGATCGGGGCTCTCGGGGTGGTCTTCGGTGACATCGGGACCAGCCCGATCTACACCCTCCAGACCGTGTTCAGCCCGAGCGACCCGCACCCGGTCCCGGTCAGCACGCAGAACGTGTACGGGGTGGTGTCACTGGTCTTCTGGTCGGTGATGGTCATCGTCACGGTCACCTACGTGCTGCTGGCGATGCGCGCCGACAACGAGGGTGAGGGCGGCATCATGGCGCTCATCACGCTGGTGCGGCAATGGAGTTCACAGCGGGGGCGGCGCGCTGCCGTCGTACTGACCGGGCTGGGTATTTTCGGTGCCTCGCTGTTCTTCGGCGACAGCATGATCACCCCTGCCATCTCGGTGCTGTCCGCGGTCGAGGGGCTCAAGGTCGTCGAACCGTCGCTGGACGACGCGGTCGTGCCCATCACCGCCGTGATCATTGTTCTGTTGTTCCTGGTGCAGCGGCGAGGAACTGCGGCCGTGGGGCGGGTGTTCGGGCCGATCATGATCCTGTGGTTCGTGGCCATCGGCGCGTGCGGCGTCGTAGCCATCGCCGATCACCCGGCCATCCTCCGCGCGCTGTGGCCGAGTTACGCCCTGGGCTTCCTCTTCGGCCACTTCGGCACCGCCTTCTTCGCACTCGCCGCGGTCGTGCTCGCGGTCACCGGCGCGGAGGCCCTCTACGCGGACATGGGGCACTTCGGCCGCCGGGCCATCACCCGCGCCTGGCTGCTCCTCGTCTTCCCCGCCTGCGTCCTCAGCTACTTCGGCCAGGGCGCGCTGATCCTCGACGACCCGGCCAACATCAGCAGCCCGTTCTTCCTGCTCGTGCCGCACTGGGGACGCTGGCCGATGGTCCTGCTGGCCACGGCGGCCACGGTGATCGCCTCCCAGGCCGTGATCACCGGCGCGTACTCGGTCGCCTCCCAGGCGGCCCAACTCGGCTATCTCCCGAGGCTGCGGATCGCCCACACCTCCGAATCCACCATCGGCCAGATCTACGTCCCCTGGATCAACTGGCTGCTCATGGTCTCCGTCCTCACCCTCGTCTTCGCGTTCCGCAGCTCCGCCGCGCTGGCCTTCGCGTTCGGCATGGCGGTCACCGGCACCATCACCATCACCACCCTGCTGTTCTTCTACGTCGCCCGCGCGAAATGGGGCACGCCCCTGTGGCTCATCGCGACCGGCGCGACCCTGCTGCTCTCCGTGGACCTGCTGTTCGTGGCGGCGAACCTGACCAAGCTCGTGCACGGCGCGTGGCTGCCGCTGCTGATCGGCATCACCGCGTTCACCGTCATGACGACCTGGCAGCGCGGCCGCGAGGTCGTCACCGCGGAACGCGCGGAACACGAGGGCTCGTTGCGCGAGTTCGTCGACCAACTCCGCAGCGGGGAACGGCCGGTGCTCCAGGTCCCCGGTACGGCGGTGTTCCTCAACCGGAGCAAGCAGACGGCGCCCCTGGCCATGCGCGCCAACGTGGAACACAACCACGTACGGCACGAGCAGGTCGTCATCCTGTCCATCGAGACCGAACCCGTGCCCCGTATCCCGGCCGACCGGCGGATCGTCGTCGACGGCCTCGGCTACGCCGACGACGGGATCATCCACGTCACCGCCCGGTTCGGCTACATGGAGACACCGGACGTGCCCGCCACGCTGGCGATGCTCGACCCGGCCGACACGGAGGGGCCGTTGCTGCTCGACCAGGCGTCCTACTTCCTGTCGACGATCGACCTCCGGCGCGGCCCGGCCCCGACGATGGCCCCCTGGCGTAAACGGCTGTTCATCGCCACCTCCCACATCACGGCCGACGCCGCCGAGCACTTCGGCCTGCCCCGAGACCGGACGATCATCATGGGCTGGCACATCGAGGTGTAG
- a CDS encoding oleate hydratase translates to MAKAYLVGSGVAALSAAAFLIREGGFLGSDILLLEEQDKEGGSLDAAGSPEAGYTMRGGRMFEIHFDCTYDLLGSIPSLDDPSKSVTEDTFAFHEDFAWDDHARLVDAAGKVVDTHSMGFSERDRLELVKCVGTPEGLLDGKRITDCFSEGFFRTNFWWMWCTTFAFEPWHSAIEFRRYLNRFVHLFKTFDSMSGIYRTRFNQYDSIVRPLSKWLTEQGVIVQLGTRVTDLRLADGDALTVEALAWTREGRSEETELGPGDLVLVTNGSMTADSTLGSTDTAPVLDTSGDAGSWRLWETLAAKRPGRSDRSGLLGDPSVFNSSIADSTWASFTVTTKDPTFFELMEKFSGSEAGKGGLITFKDSNWLLTIVLNHQPHFREQPEDTFVWWGYGLFPDREGDFVRKPMRECTGREILDEVLHHLRFEEGPRILDHSIVIPALMPYITSQFLVRSSGDRPQVVPEGSTNLGFIGQYAEVPDDVVFTVEYSVRTAWTAVAQLLDLDRQPPPVYKGGHDPKVLVEALQTMHRR, encoded by the coding sequence ATGGCGAAGGCTTACCTGGTGGGAAGCGGTGTCGCGGCCTTGTCGGCGGCGGCGTTCCTGATCCGTGAGGGTGGGTTCCTGGGATCGGACATCCTGCTGCTTGAGGAGCAGGACAAGGAGGGTGGCAGCCTTGACGCGGCCGGGTCGCCCGAGGCCGGGTACACGATGCGCGGTGGCCGGATGTTCGAGATCCACTTCGACTGCACGTACGACCTGCTGGGCTCGATCCCGTCGCTGGACGACCCGTCGAAGTCGGTGACCGAGGACACCTTCGCCTTCCACGAGGACTTCGCCTGGGACGACCACGCCCGGCTCGTCGACGCGGCGGGCAAGGTGGTCGACACGCACTCCATGGGCTTCTCCGAGCGCGACCGGCTGGAGCTGGTGAAGTGCGTGGGCACCCCGGAGGGGCTGCTGGACGGCAAGCGCATCACGGACTGCTTCAGCGAGGGCTTCTTCCGTACCAACTTCTGGTGGATGTGGTGCACGACGTTCGCCTTCGAGCCGTGGCACAGCGCGATCGAGTTCCGCCGCTACCTCAACCGCTTCGTGCACCTCTTCAAGACCTTCGACTCCATGTCGGGGATCTACCGGACCCGCTTCAACCAGTACGACTCCATCGTGCGGCCTCTGTCGAAGTGGCTGACCGAGCAGGGGGTGATCGTCCAACTCGGCACCCGGGTAACCGACTTGCGTCTCGCCGACGGGGACGCCCTCACCGTCGAGGCCCTCGCCTGGACGCGGGAGGGCCGTAGCGAGGAGACGGAACTCGGCCCAGGTGACCTGGTGTTGGTCACCAACGGCTCGATGACCGCCGACTCCACGCTCGGTTCCACCGACACCGCGCCCGTACTGGACACCTCCGGTGACGCGGGATCCTGGCGGCTGTGGGAGACGCTCGCGGCGAAGCGACCGGGTCGGTCGGACCGGTCGGGTCTGCTGGGGGACCCGTCGGTCTTCAACTCCTCCATCGCCGACTCCACTTGGGCGTCCTTCACGGTCACGACGAAGGATCCGACCTTCTTCGAGCTGATGGAGAAGTTCAGCGGCAGCGAGGCCGGCAAGGGCGGGCTGATCACGTTCAAGGACTCCAACTGGCTGCTCACCATCGTCCTCAACCACCAGCCGCACTTCCGCGAACAGCCCGAGGACACCTTCGTGTGGTGGGGCTACGGCCTCTTCCCGGACAGGGAGGGCGACTTCGTCCGCAAGCCGATGCGCGAGTGCACGGGCCGGGAGATCCTGGACGAGGTCCTGCACCACCTCCGCTTCGAGGAGGGTCCGCGGATCCTCGACCACTCGATCGTCATCCCGGCGCTGATGCCGTACATCACCAGCCAGTTCCTGGTGCGCAGTTCGGGAGACCGGCCGCAGGTCGTCCCGGAGGGCTCCACCAACCTTGGTTTCATCGGCCAGTACGCCGAGGTCCCCGACGACGTCGTCTTCACCGTCGAGTACTCGGTACGCACCGCCTGGACCGCCGTAGCCCAACTCCTGGACCTGGACCGGCAACCACCGCCGGTCTACAAGGGCGGCCACGACCCGAAAGTGCTGGTCGAGGCACTCCAGACGATGCACCGCCGCTGA
- a CDS encoding glycoside hydrolase domain-containing protein, translated as MADAMVEQAQRFINSYDVDGIPKVEVDGRTSWTVMFALTRALQHELGMTTLADSFGPATLAALQSRFPVIDANTRNGNIYRIVQSGLYCKGYDGDQINGDYTERVSASVTSLKRNMGVDAAYPGDSLTPKVFKALLTMDAYVLVEGGTDAIRSVEQWLNSRYVGRRDFFVIPCDGNFSRDVQKALIYAIQYEIGMSDDVATGALGPATKQGLRDHTVAQGSTGAWVALFSAAMLFNRRPGSSFTTTFDAGLASRVRDFQSFVRLTVNGQGDFPTWASLLVSTGDNTRAGTACDTVTELTAARATALYSAGYRYVGRYLSNVPGSTLNKQLQPGELTVVAAHGLNVFPIYQTYGGEAAYFRREQGIADAHAAIERARHYGFKAGTRIYFAVDFDALDYEVTDSVLPHFRGIKATIDEYGPEYRIGIYAPRNVCSRVGAEGLTSASFLSDMSTGFSGNLGYPHPADWSFDQIATISAGSGSGAISIDNDIASGRDEGQSGFLEENDDSHLDGRFDTFFRDVLLADVQNYFVNSMGVPEQGGEGTMAYSTRTTTQSFQAVMDLDWLITSVSRTYGMRKALIQCPLLWEIRAYNIADKAADDAVEAGLSDESSTGLGQIRAHTGIGARNYCVDAGIITGRIMNADNADDLSTMWHNLHDDDVYNVSTVPAVLVQGAALVGVARPSVASGDDDSRRIMGRYNGTGDGAERYGNAMIGLYAVFEKYNSLMRD; from the coding sequence GTGGCCGACGCGATGGTGGAACAGGCTCAGAGATTCATCAACAGCTATGACGTCGACGGCATCCCGAAGGTGGAGGTGGACGGCAGGACCAGCTGGACGGTGATGTTCGCGCTCACACGGGCGCTTCAGCACGAGTTGGGCATGACCACCCTGGCCGACAGTTTCGGACCGGCCACGCTGGCGGCTCTCCAGTCCCGCTTCCCCGTCATCGACGCCAACACCCGCAACGGCAACATCTACCGGATCGTGCAGTCCGGCCTGTACTGCAAGGGGTACGACGGCGACCAGATCAACGGCGACTACACGGAACGCGTCTCCGCGTCCGTCACCAGCCTCAAGCGGAACATGGGCGTCGACGCCGCCTACCCCGGGGACAGCCTGACCCCCAAGGTGTTCAAGGCCCTGCTGACGATGGACGCGTACGTGCTCGTCGAGGGCGGCACGGACGCCATCCGCTCCGTCGAGCAGTGGCTCAACAGCCGTTACGTCGGCCGCCGGGACTTCTTCGTGATCCCCTGCGACGGCAACTTCTCCAGGGACGTGCAGAAGGCGCTGATCTACGCCATCCAGTACGAGATCGGCATGAGCGACGACGTGGCCACGGGTGCGCTCGGTCCCGCCACGAAACAAGGGCTGCGCGACCACACCGTGGCCCAGGGCTCCACCGGCGCCTGGGTCGCCCTGTTCAGCGCGGCGATGCTCTTCAACCGGCGACCAGGAAGCTCCTTCACCACGACCTTCGACGCCGGACTCGCCTCCAGGGTGCGGGACTTCCAGAGTTTCGTACGGCTCACCGTGAACGGTCAGGGCGACTTCCCCACCTGGGCCTCCCTGTTGGTGTCCACGGGCGACAACACCCGCGCCGGCACCGCCTGCGACACCGTCACCGAACTCACCGCCGCCCGCGCCACGGCCCTGTACTCGGCCGGCTACCGGTACGTCGGCCGCTACCTCTCCAACGTCCCGGGCTCCACCCTCAACAAGCAGCTCCAGCCCGGGGAGTTGACGGTCGTCGCCGCGCACGGGCTCAACGTCTTCCCGATCTACCAGACCTACGGCGGCGAGGCGGCGTACTTCCGTCGTGAGCAGGGCATCGCCGACGCCCACGCCGCGATCGAGCGCGCCCGCCACTACGGCTTCAAGGCGGGCACCCGCATCTATTTCGCCGTCGACTTCGACGCCCTCGACTACGAGGTGACCGACAGCGTCCTGCCGCACTTCCGCGGCATCAAGGCCACGATCGACGAGTACGGCCCCGAGTACCGGATCGGCATCTACGCCCCGCGCAACGTGTGCAGCAGGGTCGGGGCGGAGGGACTGACCTCGGCCAGTTTCCTGTCCGACATGTCGACGGGATTCTCGGGAAACCTCGGTTACCCGCATCCCGCCGACTGGTCGTTCGACCAGATCGCCACGATCTCCGCCGGCAGCGGCTCCGGCGCGATCTCCATCGACAACGACATCGCGTCGGGCCGTGACGAGGGGCAGAGCGGCTTCCTGGAGGAGAACGACGACAGCCACCTGGACGGCCGGTTCGACACGTTCTTCCGGGACGTGCTGCTCGCCGACGTGCAGAACTACTTCGTCAACTCCATGGGCGTGCCTGAGCAGGGCGGTGAGGGCACCATGGCCTACAGCACCCGCACCACCACCCAGTCGTTCCAGGCGGTGATGGACCTCGACTGGCTGATCACCTCCGTCTCCCGTACGTACGGCATGCGCAAGGCCCTGATCCAGTGCCCGCTGCTGTGGGAGATCAGGGCCTACAACATCGCCGACAAGGCCGCGGACGACGCCGTCGAGGCCGGCCTGAGCGACGAGAGCAGCACCGGCCTCGGCCAGATCCGGGCGCACACCGGCATCGGTGCCCGCAACTACTGCGTGGACGCGGGCATCATCACCGGCCGCATCATGAACGCCGACAACGCCGACGACCTCTCCACGATGTGGCACAACCTCCACGACGACGACGTCTACAACGTGAGCACCGTTCCGGCCGTACTCGTCCAGGGAGCCGCCCTCGTCGGCGTCGCCCGTCCGTCCGTCGCCAGCGGCGACGACGACAGCCGAAGGATCATGGGCCGGTACAACGGAACCGGCGACGGAGCCGAACGCTACGGGAACGCGATGATCGGCCTCTACGCCGTCTTCGAGAAGTACAACAGCCTCATGCGCGACTGA
- a CDS encoding ABC transporter substrate-binding protein, whose product MTWEAVRAARPDVMLVLPCRFPPEQTLREAELLTGLPGWAELPAVRDGRVWVVDGPSYFNRPGPRVVRGAEVLAMSCTGCGPGSR is encoded by the coding sequence ATGACCTGGGAGGCGGTGCGGGCCGCGCGACCGGACGTGATGCTGGTCCTGCCGTGCCGCTTCCCACCCGAACAGACCCTGCGCGAGGCCGAGTTGCTGACCGGACTGCCGGGCTGGGCGGAGCTGCCCGCCGTACGCGACGGCCGGGTCTGGGTGGTGGACGGACCGTCCTACTTCAACCGTCCGGGGCCACGAGTGGTGCGCGGTGCGGAGGTGCTGGCCATGTCCTGCACGGGGTGCGGGCCGGGCAGCCGGTGA